One Vicia villosa cultivar HV-30 ecotype Madison, WI linkage group LG5, Vvil1.0, whole genome shotgun sequence genomic window, ATTCTTGGCTCCCAGAGTGGATCTCTCACCTATATGAATGTTATTCCAGGCCTTCCTGATTTCCTCAAGCGCTATAGGGTCAGCTCCTTTCTCAAAGTATACGGATTGGTAAATCTCCCTATCCGAAGGCCCACTCTTCATGGTATAGCCCAACTGACGAAGAGCTAGAACTGGGTTGTAGTTAATACATCCTCTTGTCCCAATGAGCGGGACGTTACCAAAGTTTCCGCACCTGATAATGACTTCAGATATGCCTATTCGGAATTGATACCATACGATGTCGTTTGCAGTAAGTCCCATGATTCTCTGAGACCATTTCTGAGTAGAGGTAACAAACGGACCACTAGCAGGCAAGTGAGATTTGAACCATTTATATAACAGCGGCAAGCAACCTCGAATAGCCCCTCTTTTACCATGCCGAGAGTGAATGGAATAATATGTGTCAGCCAATAGGGTGGGTATTGGATTCTTGTCCATAAAAAGACATATAGCAGCCAaatcaacgaacttgtgaatgttgGGAAACATCACAATTCCATAGATCAGAGCGGCCAAAATAGCATTGAAAGCCTCCCAAATTCCTTTGTCGGCAAATTCTTGAGCTTTTTCAACCAGGAAACTCATGTAGAAGCCATGAGTATCACCCTTCTTCTTCCAGTTATCATGAACATCCCccaagctcaaataaagagcgttggcaatgtAATCCAACCTAGGTTTCTCTGGGACACAAACAAAAGGCActctgtgttgaatcttgatgttgAGGAGGTAAGAGTACTCTTCGAGAGTGGGAGCTAGCTGATAATCTGAAAATGTGAAACAACGGATATCTGGGTCgtagaactgaagaagagtagatAAGGCCCATTCGTCGACACGCGAATACAGAAGGGATAATATGTTGCCATAATTGTCACTGAACACTGTTTCATTATGACCAGTGACCAATTCACCCAATTGTCCCAATTGAACCATACCCTCGCGATGGAAAGTATAAGTGTGTGTGCTCCTCGTAGTTTCTCGGTTGGTGGTCACGTTGTTATCCATTCTTGACGGAAATTGATATTTTCTGGATACCCTGAAAAAATGACATGCAAATGAGAAttaacttttttcttttctttcttttctttcttttttcttctttctttctttttctttcttttttttttttttgaaatgtaaacatgctatgatgaaaatgatgcagaTTGGGTCCTCACGACATAGAGGGATCAAGGCAATAATTCCGAGCAAGAAGATGTcataggatcaaaggtccggcataggtcAGAGAACCAGAAGAACCATAATCATCAATAGAACCAAATAGTCACCCACAGAaccaaatagtcaccaacggtacctgtcatgtatatccctccccactcacgggtgtagtctaggtcagggtaggtcaaaatggcaaccagcgttatcagtcctcctgaggcaccaatgttgttgcatctacatgccaacaatgataccccatttggacctcgactgggcgtgggtctcatgatcgcactagacaagacctgacatctcatcggcgtcatgactatccactctatcctaggtatcctatgtgtcactctggcctgggtattgggccttttacctcatagaacatcccacccaacctgcaaaacagaacagaagaccccaaggaacacagaatataatccatatgcatgatgtgcaaacagaaataaacatgatatgcaagcagaaaaataaacatgcaaacatatatacaaggtatagacataaaaacaaataaacacccagtaaataaacaaacaaacgcaggctaggatcgactcgctaaggatggaccagcaacaggtctagcaacttccccagcagagtcgccagctgtcgcatgctcgcgaaaaatgaacagagtcgccaccaatatatttatcccataagggaaaggaataccaggaaacctaacaaaggaaggaacagggtcttgcgaccagagaatcaaggtacgggagtcggttacgcgaggggaaggtattagcacccctcacgcccatcgtactcgatggtatccacctatgtttgtttctatctaaagggtgtgtactatgtctatgtctatatgcgaaatgaatgcagaatgtagggaaaataaagaattgtactcgcacgggccctaccccgctgcctacgtatccttttcaggaatcagagttaccgtagctcggctcacgattttctgtttgtttttgtgttttttagttgggcggcgttaacgctcacactcttgcacaaggggacagcctaggatgcaatggagcggagataacatgcccttagaaaggagaaaaagagagattggtttgtatcttttagggtaattccatgatgacgagaacccactacaaggtctcgcatcacttccttacttttgttttaagtctgaacatttattaggtttttttgaagtgtttttggttggtgttttttatggggatttaattttgtgacttagatcataccaaaagagttttgttttgcatatttagagaacgcacatcgaggcctacgccacaatcgtttctctaaatggcggttaagaaatacattgaggcttcacacctcaatcatttcttctccgctaagtaaaggaaatacaaaaagaagttttttaatgaatatttagagaatgcacatcgaggcctacgccacaatcgtttctctaaataacggttaagaaatacatcgaggcctcacacctcaaccatttcttctccgctaagtaggaaagaacatacatcgaggcctacgcctcaatcatttccttcctaccatgaaataaagcaacggtatgatcttcatcgatttttattaagtattttaaaagttgaaaagaaaaagaatgaaagggaactagcctattttctaatctaagttgtgaATTATTCTAAAAAATCTATTCAAGCATTCCACAATaaaggaaaatattcacaaaaataaaaggaacaaaatttgaactattcatgaaaatattcacaagcaattatattttttattcatgtGAGAAACCAATTTTGAATCATCAAAGAAacaactatttatttattatggtttatcaaccaatcaaaattcaaggaATCACCCATTAAAAATCTAATGAAACAATGTTCCTAAAATTCTAATTAGTCAAAAACCATTTTTTATCAGTTTTATTTAGGGAGGAAAACAATTAATGTGCAACAAAGGACACAAAGAAAAtcaatttatttgtttttattaacagCCTGGGGGTGAAGTAGTAAAAACTAAATGAACTAATATTATGTATAAGCAGAGCTGGGCCCAGGATAGGGGTATGCGAAGAGCAGTAGCGCTCAGAGGCCCAATCCAGAATGGTGGTGCATTAGAAACGAAGGGGTGTGATTCAGAAAAGTTTCCAGGCCCAGTCATATGCGGCCCAACACTCCTATTTTATTCACCTATATTTATTCTATTTCCATTTCCAGcatgtgcatttatttttatcattactcAGATTTTATCAGCATGTCATATTGGTGAGGACTATTATATAACGTGACATACACATGCAAGGAAATAGGCATCAATTGGTCATGGTATCCTTTAAATGAATAAGACAAACATGAGTCCCTGACCAATCAGAACATGCCTTGTAGAGTCTCAATGATTATAATAAAACAAAGATCAATCAAAGGCTTAAGAAAGAACCAACCGTGATTCTCCACCTAATATGGACAAAACGTACTCTGCATGAAACCTCGCCGGAGCCGGAGATGCTCCGGTCACCGTCTTCCTTTGGCGCCACCGTCGGTTCGCCGTCAAAGCTCTCAGAAATGAAAACAAATCACGTATTCCGGCTCGGTTTTCGCCGCTAATCACCGATCCGGCCTCGGATTCTACTAATTTCTCCTCTAACTCCCTAACCGAAACGCTTCTCAAAGCCCTAACCTATAAGAACTTCACCAAACGCACATCTAAGCCTAACAGCGTGCACATGTTCACGAGTTGAGTTCACACATTAGATTAAACACATGTATCAGCAAGCATTTTATCCGAAAATGAAGTCACATAATCACAAGATGCATGATGTTTCGTTTACGGCTTATAGTGACGAAAGAGACTCAAGGAGCTTACCTGATCAAGCTTTGAACGCAGATGTATGCCTCAAGTCGCGCGCTCCGCGTTGCTATCGAAAATCTTGGAGTAGGTCTTCGAATCTTTAGCTTCAACTTTGAGAGGTAGCTTCAAAGTGTAGTATGCATATCGTAGAGGAGCAAAGCTTCAAGATGACGCCATGACTGCAGAGCAAGGGTTGGGAACGAGGTGTGAAAGTGTGGATGATGTGTAGCGGCCGGAGTTGGTTGAGATTGTCAGTTACGGTGGCCGGAGTTAGTTGTGAGGTTGGTTGCGGTGGTGGAAAGGGTTGCCGGAGTGAGGAAAGAGTGAGAGGGTGGGTAagaatgaggagagaaagagtGTGAAATGTGAGTGAGAGAGAGGAGAGTGTGTGAGTTTTTTGTGGATCGTGTGTGTAGGAGAGAATGAATAGTGTGTGTGTGGTTGTTTATATAGTGCAAGTGTGAGGTGAATGAGATGCTTTTTCTGAATGTGGAGCTTGGGCTATGCAATTACAGAAACTTTATTTCTTTTCTCAATGTGGGACACTTAGCTTGCAGCATGATTCTTTTGGTTTTTCTTTAGTGTGGGACTTGGTTTGATGTGTATTGTAGTGCAATGCTTAGTGAACAAGTATACCTCATGGAGTAAGTCTTATGCGTGCTTTTGTAAGCTGAATCTTTGCATGGCTATGTGTGGCAATGTGTTGGTGTTGTGGAATTTATGCTGCAGCAAGAATGTACATGCATGCCCATGATCATAATACTTCATGCACCTCACTTTGAGGGTTGATATCTCTCTCCATGTGTGATCAAATGATGCAAGGTTGGTATCATGGCAAAGAGGGCATGGAGGGAAGCAAGGTTGGTGTTGGAGGTATCTCAAAATGAGGCCTAGAAGTGTGAGAAAAATGATCATGAACACATGTAATCCCCACTGCCCCAGCCTTTGCGCGCAGACAACCTTGCTCTAGCCCGTGACCTTCAGCATGTAGTTTGGTAGGAGCACGACTTTAAGGGCTTATATCTGGATCAATGCATGTCCAAAACTAGTTACACCGGGCTCAATAGATAGGGGGCATGTCAAGGAACAATTCAACATCAAGCTTGTTCAAGATGGTGGCTTGTGGGAGAAGAAAAGTACATTTAAAAtgggcacaccatgtgtttgacaAAAGGCCACGCGCGTGCCCTAAAAATCTGCCCAGCCAGACATGCCATCGTGACTTGGTGAGGGTACAACTTTGAAGACTTGCCCTTGACTCAATATTTGCtcaattgtcccaattcttgtttcaatggatagaggggatggcaaggaagagatacataccaagtt contains:
- the LOC131605211 gene encoding uncharacterized protein LOC131605211, translating into MDNNVTTNRETTRSTHTYTFHREGMVQLGQLGELVTGHNETVFSDNYGNILSLLYSRVDEWALSTLLQFYDPDIRCFTFSDYQLAPTLEEYSYLLNIKIQHRVPFVCVPEKPRLDYIANALYLSLGDVHDNWKKKGDTHGFYMSFLVEKAQEFADKGIWEAFNAILAALIYGIVMFPNIHKFVDLAAICLFMDKNPIPTLLADTYYSIHSRHGKRGAIRGCLPLLYKWFKSHLPASGPFVTSTQKWSQRIMGLTANDIVWYQFRIGISEVIIRCGNFGNVPLIGTRGCINYNPVLALRQLGYTMKSGPSDREIYQSVYFEKGADPIALEEIRKAWNNIHIGERSTLGAKNAIAMEPYTDWVKERVKTLLLPFPRVPLLYAQPPKISETMVSRERFDQVRVANLRLKEKDRDMDLKRYFLKQTKNELARELKILKGESSQARKRVRTEKDGKAVVAPAEDPQKVIEKAIKEEREKLRREYQEDLKAHKLRLEKETKSPPDLLDGVSIALRIETLLCMFEPTRLRGLL